The following are encoded together in the Flammeovirga agarivorans genome:
- a CDS encoding DUF4251 domain-containing protein produces MKNIIKIFVAVFTLFFSLAVTAQDTLDINKTLSKKEIRVQKKLARQKAKEEKKRQAEIYERILHEQAVSGIDSQAFVLEATQVYDRYGHTENVSSNINFVKVSGDVAVFQLGFDGVVGLNGVGGITMEGKISDYQVIEEKNGRKTVKFNVMGPLMLANMQFSVDGAGNYANVKVRAQTENIELNFRGVVKPTNHSTVYEGMKLF; encoded by the coding sequence ATGAAAAATATAATCAAAATCTTCGTGGCAGTTTTTACTTTATTCTTTTCATTAGCAGTAACTGCACAAGATACTCTCGATATAAATAAAACACTCTCAAAGAAAGAAATTAGAGTTCAAAAAAAATTAGCAAGACAGAAAGCTAAAGAAGAAAAGAAAAGACAGGCTGAAATCTATGAAAGAATCTTACATGAACAAGCCGTGTCAGGAATAGATAGTCAAGCTTTTGTATTAGAAGCTACTCAGGTGTATGATAGATATGGTCATACAGAAAATGTTTCTAGTAATATCAACTTTGTAAAAGTATCAGGTGATGTTGCCGTTTTCCAATTAGGCTTCGATGGTGTTGTAGGGTTGAATGGAGTAGGAGGTATTACCATGGAAGGTAAAATTTCAGATTATCAAGTCATTGAAGAAAAAAACGGTAGAAAGACAGTAAAATTCAACGTTATGGGACCACTTATGTTAGCAAATATGCAATTCAGTGTCGATGGAGCTGGTAATTATGCTAATGTTAAAGTCAGAGCCCAAACAGAAAATATTGAGTTAAACTTTAGAGGTGTTGTTAAGCCAACAAACCATTCTACAGTTTACGAAGGCATGAAATTGTTTTAA
- the tatC gene encoding twin-arginine translocase subunit TatC, which yields MAENKEEQEMSFLDHLEELRWHIMRGVGSIFIFSVIAFLSKSFVFNVIILGPSRLDFPTYQWLCELSHYMNTDALCIQSLPFTIQSRTMTGQFAMHIMSSVVIGLIFAFPYTFWEVWRFVKPALYDNEQSATTGATFFVSFLFIVGILFGYYIVSPLAINFLSNYQIDETVLNEFDISSYISTLSMIVLSSGVMFQLPMVVFVLSKSDLVTPESMKDYRRHAIVIILIISAIITPPDPITQILIAGPIMLLYEISIHISARVLKRKEKAAKKALRKI from the coding sequence ATGGCAGAAAATAAAGAAGAACAAGAAATGTCGTTCTTAGATCATTTAGAAGAACTAAGATGGCATATTATGAGAGGGGTAGGGTCAATTTTCATCTTTTCAGTAATTGCCTTTCTTTCAAAATCATTTGTATTTAATGTAATTATATTAGGACCGTCTCGATTAGATTTTCCTACTTATCAATGGTTATGTGAATTGTCGCATTATATGAACACTGATGCTTTATGTATTCAGAGTCTGCCATTTACGATTCAGAGTAGGACAATGACCGGGCAGTTTGCTATGCATATAATGTCTTCGGTAGTGATTGGATTAATTTTCGCTTTCCCTTACACTTTCTGGGAGGTTTGGCGATTTGTAAAGCCAGCATTATATGATAATGAACAGAGTGCTACTACAGGAGCGACTTTCTTTGTAAGCTTCCTGTTTATCGTAGGGATTTTGTTTGGATATTATATTGTATCGCCATTAGCTATTAATTTCCTTTCGAATTATCAAATTGATGAAACGGTCTTAAATGAATTTGATATATCCTCTTACATTTCCACATTATCTATGATCGTTCTATCAAGTGGAGTAATGTTTCAATTACCAATGGTGGTTTTTGTGTTATCAAAATCAGATTTGGTAACACCAGAGAGTATGAAGGATTATAGGAGACATGCAATTGTGATCATTCTTATTATTTCAGCTATCATCACTCCTCCAGATCCTATCACACAGATATTAATTGCAGGTCCAATAATGTTATTGTATGAAATTAGTATTCATATTAGTGCAAGAGTGCTGAAAAGAAAAGAGAAGGCCGCAAAGAAAGCTTTAAGAAAAATCTAG
- the recR gene encoding recombination mediator RecR: protein MLNLPSKSLEQAVENLSKLPGIGKKTALRLALHILKEDELYAKDLATSIASLKLNVKFCKKCHNISDHEICGICSNPSRDIHTLCVVENMSDVLAIESTGAYKGLYHVLNGVISPLQGITPADLTIEHLIERVHNEDINEVIFALNASLDGDTTAFFIRQQLEPITILKMSNIARGIPVGGALEFADELTLGRSISERTNL from the coding sequence GTGTTAAACCTTCCTTCTAAATCGTTAGAACAAGCGGTAGAAAATTTGTCTAAACTTCCGGGTATAGGTAAAAAAACTGCTCTAAGATTGGCATTACACATTTTAAAAGAGGATGAATTATATGCTAAAGATTTAGCTACATCAATTGCAAGCTTAAAGCTTAATGTAAAGTTCTGTAAGAAATGTCACAACATCTCTGATCATGAAATTTGTGGAATTTGTAGCAATCCCTCTAGGGATATCCATACCTTGTGTGTTGTTGAAAATATGTCTGATGTCCTCGCAATAGAATCAACCGGTGCTTACAAAGGTTTATACCATGTATTAAATGGTGTAATATCTCCATTACAAGGAATCACACCCGCTGACTTAACTATTGAACACCTCATTGAACGAGTACATAATGAAGACATTAATGAAGTTATTTTTGCATTAAACGCAAGTTTAGATGGAGATACCACCGCCTTTTTTATTCGTCAGCAATTAGAACCTATTACTATCTTGAAAATGAGTAACATCGCAAGAGGTATTCCAGTAGGTGGAGCATTAGAATTTGCTGATGAGCTTACCTTAGGTAGGTCGATCTCCGAAAGAACAAACCTATAA
- a CDS encoding SDR family oxidoreductase, which translates to MENRVLITGSNGLLGQSLLKLLKLRGNIEVFATGRGKDRFNEKGYKYHNVDLVDKVQIDNLIREVKPDVIIHGAAMSRVEDCEDNPELAIQVNTKATELLLNASRDNNVKQFIFLSTDFVFEGDKGPYSEEDDCNPPNFYGETKLKAEQLILEDTSSIIKTIIRTCLVYGQVKDMSRSNIMLWVKGKLEAKEPIKVVEDQLRTPTFVDDLAEGCILSYEKKVGGIFHISGKDKLTPFDISLKVASFLNLDDNLIEPVNASVFKEHGRRPLKTGFDISKAIEVLGYEPIGFDEGMSKVLENKV; encoded by the coding sequence ATGGAAAATAGAGTACTTATCACAGGATCAAATGGTTTACTTGGTCAATCCTTACTGAAATTACTAAAATTAAGGGGAAATATAGAGGTATTTGCAACCGGAAGAGGAAAAGATAGATTTAATGAAAAAGGTTATAAATATCACAATGTAGACTTGGTTGATAAAGTACAGATTGATAATCTTATTCGTGAAGTGAAACCCGATGTGATAATTCATGGAGCTGCTATGTCTAGAGTTGAAGATTGTGAAGACAACCCAGAGCTAGCAATACAAGTAAATACAAAGGCAACCGAATTATTATTAAATGCTTCCCGCGATAACAATGTAAAACAATTTATTTTCCTTTCTACAGATTTTGTTTTTGAAGGAGATAAAGGCCCTTACAGTGAAGAGGATGATTGTAATCCACCCAATTTTTATGGTGAAACTAAATTAAAAGCCGAACAATTAATATTAGAGGATACCTCTTCGATCATTAAAACAATCATTCGTACATGTTTAGTTTATGGTCAAGTAAAAGACATGAGTCGTTCTAATATTATGCTATGGGTTAAGGGGAAGTTAGAAGCAAAAGAACCAATAAAAGTAGTGGAAGACCAATTGAGAACTCCTACATTTGTAGATGATTTAGCGGAAGGCTGTATACTTTCTTATGAAAAAAAAGTAGGGGGGATTTTTCATATTTCAGGGAAAGATAAATTAACTCCCTTTGATATTTCTTTAAAAGTGGCAAGTTTCTTAAATTTAGACGATAATTTAATTGAACCTGTTAATGCAAGTGTGTTTAAAGAGCATGGACGACGTCCTCTGAAAACCGGTTTTGACATTAGTAAAGCAATTGAAGTATTAGGCTATGAACCAATAGGCTTTGACGAAGGGATGTCGAAAGTATTAGAAAATAAAGTGTGA
- a CDS encoding metallophosphoesterase family protein, producing MIQVGIISDTHSYIDDRIIEHLKDCDEIWHAGDIGTEEVMSALKAIAPVRAVYGNIDNGKLRMEYPEEQIFTLEGLKIYMIHIGGYPPRYTTKLKKRLNEVNPNIFICGHSHILKVIPDQKRNLLHINPGAAGRHGFHHQRTIIKMVLDDGKPKDLKVVELGKRASID from the coding sequence ATGATACAAGTAGGAATAATATCTGATACACATAGTTATATTGATGACCGCATTATTGAACATCTAAAAGATTGTGATGAGATATGGCATGCAGGTGATATAGGTACTGAAGAAGTGATGAGTGCATTAAAAGCAATTGCACCAGTAAGAGCTGTTTATGGGAATATTGATAATGGAAAACTTCGAATGGAGTATCCTGAGGAACAAATATTCACACTGGAAGGTTTAAAAATCTATATGATACATATTGGAGGATACCCACCTCGATATACCACAAAGTTAAAAAAGAGATTAAACGAAGTTAATCCTAATATTTTTATCTGTGGGCATTCACACATTCTCAAGGTTATACCAGATCAAAAAAGAAATTTACTTCATATTAATCCTGGAGCAGCAGGGAGGCATGGGTTCCATCATCAAAGAACAATTATTAAAATGGTATTGGATGATGGAAAACCCAAAGACCTAAAAGTTGTTGAGCTAGGTAAAAGAGCTTCAATTGATTAA
- the chrA gene encoding chromate efflux transporter yields the protein MHYKLINDNSLTIMNQLNKLSEVAAVMFKLGCFAFGGPAAHIAMLEEEIVEKRKWITQEHFLDLIGATNLIPGPNSTEMVMHAGHERAGILGLIVAGLCFIFPAVVITGFLGFLYVEYGQTPNIAPFILGIKPAVLSVIIAAIFKLGKKAIKTKELGFIGAITLILSLLGVDEIISLLGTGLLGIIYFSFKEKKKIKQSFQPLLLSSISLPTIQTISGSTIFFKFLKVGTVLYGSGYVLFAYLDAELVQQGFLSQQELMDAIAMGQFTPGPVLSTATFIGYQLGGFQGAILATLGIFTPSFILVIALNPLIPKLRNNKKVGYFLDSVNVAAVALMISVLLSMCKASLVDWQSIIIACLSLFVTFKVKKANAMHVILGGAVLGYLLQLI from the coding sequence TTGCATTACAAACTAATTAACGATAATTCATTAACGATCATGAATCAATTAAATAAACTCAGTGAAGTTGCTGCTGTTATGTTTAAACTTGGCTGTTTTGCATTTGGAGGCCCTGCTGCTCACATTGCCATGTTAGAAGAAGAAATTGTTGAAAAAAGAAAGTGGATTACCCAAGAACATTTTTTAGATTTAATAGGTGCAACCAATCTTATTCCTGGTCCTAATTCTACTGAAATGGTAATGCATGCTGGCCATGAAAGAGCTGGTATTTTAGGGCTAATTGTTGCTGGCTTATGTTTTATTTTCCCTGCAGTAGTAATTACTGGTTTTCTAGGTTTTTTGTATGTCGAATATGGACAAACTCCTAATATCGCTCCATTTATACTAGGCATTAAACCAGCTGTGCTTTCCGTAATTATTGCTGCAATATTCAAACTAGGCAAGAAAGCAATCAAGACAAAAGAATTAGGGTTCATAGGAGCAATCACATTAATATTAAGTTTACTCGGTGTGGATGAAATTATTTCTTTGTTGGGAACAGGGTTATTAGGCATCATCTATTTCTCATTCAAAGAAAAGAAGAAGATAAAACAATCATTTCAACCTTTATTACTTTCATCAATTTCACTTCCTACAATACAAACTATATCAGGTTCAACCATTTTCTTCAAGTTTTTAAAAGTAGGAACAGTTCTCTACGGAAGTGGGTATGTTCTTTTTGCTTATTTAGATGCCGAATTAGTACAACAAGGCTTCTTAAGTCAACAAGAATTAATGGATGCTATTGCAATGGGACAATTTACACCAGGTCCTGTTTTATCTACTGCTACTTTTATTGGGTATCAACTTGGAGGATTTCAGGGAGCTATTTTAGCAACCTTAGGCATTTTTACTCCTTCATTTATTTTAGTGATCGCCTTAAATCCGTTAATACCTAAATTAAGAAATAATAAAAAGGTAGGATATTTCTTGGACAGCGTAAATGTTGCTGCTGTTGCTTTAATGATTAGTGTATTACTTTCCATGTGTAAAGCATCATTGGTAGATTGGCAAAGTATAATTATAGCATGTCTCAGTTTATTTGTCACTTTCAAAGTAAAAAAAGCAAACGCAATGCATGTGATACTTGGTGGGGCTGTTTTAGGATATTTACTTCAGCTTATATAA
- a CDS encoding YciE/YciF ferroxidase family protein, which translates to MRPLEDLRGLFIHQMKDRYDAETQQLEVYHQLKDKVHSITLRRVIETCENSAQKHLEFLDQLFAQIGENQVGDICECSLGLIKEMNKVIDRATNENVSDMAILSTIKQLHSNDVVGYQIISSYAHQVHDDAIMDILDVMLRNEQDLDLLLDETITSLIDKEIEELSIV; encoded by the coding sequence ATGAGACCATTAGAAGACTTAAGAGGTCTTTTCATACATCAAATGAAAGATCGCTATGATGCAGAAACTCAACAACTAGAAGTGTACCACCAGCTCAAGGATAAAGTACATTCGATTACTTTAAGAAGAGTGATTGAAACATGTGAAAACAGTGCCCAAAAACATTTAGAATTTTTAGACCAGCTTTTTGCTCAAATCGGAGAAAACCAAGTAGGAGATATTTGTGAGTGTAGCCTAGGATTGATCAAAGAAATGAATAAAGTGATTGATAGAGCAACCAACGAAAATGTTTCAGATATGGCCATTTTATCAACAATCAAACAATTACATTCCAACGATGTTGTAGGTTATCAAATTATATCCTCATACGCACATCAAGTTCATGATGATGCTATTATGGATATTTTAGATGTTATGCTAAGAAATGAACAAGACTTAGACCTTTTGTTAGATGAAACAATAACATCACTAATCGATAAAGAAATTGAAGAATTATCTATTGTTTAG
- a CDS encoding DUF6089 family protein gives MNIKNCYKVVLFFAILFFAMSEVSAQGVKGRARFTAKKRYWSYGGMITTTSFMGDLSPTPSKGSIDWSNTRANFGGFVQKRYAPRITARASLGNNFFAGSDKDAGRNENRGLEFNSYAAQLNLQGLIDLFPNAGVYYRRPKIPIPYIGLGVGALFGTSTVKQNPDPNYQGEILSGTQKESFVTYVIPVSLGIRYKLSTHMDIGVEAAFNYSGSDKLDGIDNSINGSTFEELNDVFMTLGVNLSYIMGGTIKMPKFR, from the coding sequence ATGAATATCAAGAACTGTTATAAAGTTGTATTGTTCTTCGCAATTTTATTTTTCGCCATGTCTGAAGTTTCAGCACAAGGTGTAAAAGGTAGAGCGAGATTTACAGCTAAGAAAAGGTATTGGAGTTATGGTGGTATGATTACGACAACCAGTTTTATGGGAGACCTATCACCAACACCAAGTAAAGGTAGTATCGATTGGAGTAACACTAGAGCCAATTTTGGCGGTTTTGTTCAAAAGAGATATGCACCGAGAATTACAGCAAGAGCATCACTAGGTAATAACTTTTTTGCCGGTAGTGATAAAGATGCTGGAAGAAATGAAAATAGAGGCTTAGAGTTTAACTCTTATGCCGCCCAGTTAAACCTACAAGGACTTATTGATTTGTTTCCCAATGCAGGTGTATACTATAGAAGACCAAAAATTCCGATTCCATATATTGGTTTAGGTGTTGGTGCTTTGTTCGGTACGTCTACAGTGAAACAAAACCCTGACCCTAATTATCAAGGAGAGATACTTTCTGGAACACAAAAAGAATCTTTTGTTACTTATGTAATTCCTGTATCTCTTGGTATAAGATATAAATTATCAACACACATGGATATTGGTGTTGAGGCAGCGTTTAACTATTCTGGAAGTGATAAATTAGACGGAATTGATAACAGTATTAACGGTAGTACTTTTGAGGAACTTAATGACGTTTTTATGACATTAGGTGTGAATCTAAGTTACATCATGGGAGGTACGATTAAGATGCCTAAATTCCGTTAA
- the asnB gene encoding asparagine synthase (glutamine-hydrolyzing) codes for MCGITGLYAFNEIGRMQAIHLHKANESIAHRGPNASGIYNSHFAHLGHRRLSIIDLSEGANQPMHSTSKRYSIVFNGEIYNYKSIRQKLELKGVQFTTTSDTEVLLEAYIHFGVKCLDMLHGFFAFAIYDNENDSLLIARDRLGIKPLLYAVDEDKVVFGSEMNALRQFGIEKEIDPTSIYQLLQLTYIPTPDSIYKGIKKLPQGHYIFIKNKNVEIKQYYSIEEKITTPLNISYDAAQKELLRLMDQSIQERMVSDVPLGAFLSGGIDSSAVVALASKYTDQLQTFSIGYKDEPLFDETYYAELVAKKYKTQHTAFKLTQDDFYNHLFGMLDHYGEPFADASALAVNILCRETKKNVTVALSGDGADEMFAGYNKHLGEWKSRQGGTLATVISSLLPILKQLPNSRNSVLGNKVRQAIKFGDGLKLSPQERYWFQCCWRDTPTTNSILSDTFLNSVDQEAFLSRKNTITQSITGDGINDVLLADIQGLLVNDMLHKVDSMSMYHSLEVRVPFLDHNVVEFAMKLPAEYKINGQMKKRILQDSFRDLLPEELYKRPKHGFEVPLMKGYKTALRSWVNEMLDDDFVREQNIFNPIYVQQLKNMIFNSSNYDQNQVWSILVLQHWWKKYNP; via the coding sequence ATGTGTGGAATTACCGGACTGTATGCGTTTAATGAAATAGGTCGAATGCAAGCGATTCACCTTCACAAAGCCAATGAAAGCATTGCACATCGAGGACCAAATGCATCAGGGATATACAATAGTCATTTTGCACATTTAGGTCATAGAAGGTTATCCATTATCGATTTATCTGAAGGAGCAAATCAGCCAATGCACAGTACCTCAAAAAGGTATTCTATTGTATTCAATGGAGAAATCTATAATTACAAAAGCATTCGTCAAAAATTAGAATTAAAGGGCGTTCAGTTCACTACTACATCAGATACAGAAGTTCTATTAGAAGCATACATTCATTTTGGTGTAAAATGTTTGGATATGCTTCATGGATTTTTTGCATTCGCTATTTACGATAATGAAAACGACAGTTTACTAATTGCTAGAGACCGATTAGGTATAAAACCACTTTTATATGCTGTTGATGAAGATAAAGTAGTATTTGGCAGTGAAATGAATGCCTTACGTCAATTTGGAATAGAAAAAGAGATCGATCCTACATCTATCTATCAATTATTACAATTGACGTATATTCCTACTCCCGATTCTATTTACAAAGGGATTAAAAAGCTACCACAGGGGCATTATATCTTTATCAAGAATAAGAATGTTGAAATAAAACAATACTATTCGATAGAGGAAAAAATAACGACACCATTAAATATTTCATATGATGCTGCACAAAAAGAGTTGCTTCGTCTTATGGATCAATCAATACAAGAACGAATGGTGTCAGATGTTCCATTAGGTGCATTTTTAAGTGGTGGTATAGACTCCTCTGCAGTTGTTGCTTTAGCATCAAAATATACTGATCAGCTTCAAACTTTTTCGATAGGCTATAAAGATGAACCTCTTTTTGATGAGACATATTACGCAGAACTAGTTGCAAAAAAATACAAAACTCAACATACTGCCTTCAAATTAACTCAAGATGATTTCTATAATCACTTGTTTGGAATGTTGGATCATTATGGTGAACCTTTTGCTGATGCCTCCGCATTAGCCGTAAATATACTTTGTAGAGAAACGAAGAAAAACGTTACAGTTGCATTGTCTGGTGATGGTGCCGACGAGATGTTTGCCGGGTACAATAAACATTTAGGAGAATGGAAATCTCGACAAGGAGGAACACTAGCGACTGTAATATCTTCACTTTTACCTATTCTAAAACAACTTCCAAATAGTAGGAATTCAGTTTTAGGAAATAAAGTAAGACAAGCTATAAAATTTGGTGATGGACTTAAGTTATCACCCCAAGAAAGGTATTGGTTTCAATGCTGCTGGAGAGATACTCCTACTACAAACTCAATCCTTTCTGATACTTTTCTAAATTCTGTAGATCAAGAAGCCTTTTTATCTAGAAAAAATACTATTACACAATCAATCACAGGAGATGGAATTAATGATGTTTTATTAGCCGATATCCAAGGACTACTTGTCAACGATATGTTACATAAAGTAGACTCTATGTCTATGTATCATAGCCTTGAAGTAAGAGTTCCTTTCTTAGATCACAATGTCGTTGAATTTGCGATGAAGTTACCAGCTGAATACAAAATCAACGGACAAATGAAAAAGCGAATATTACAAGACTCCTTCAGGGATTTATTACCTGAAGAACTTTATAAAAGGCCTAAACATGGCTTTGAAGTACCTTTAATGAAAGGTTATAAAACTGCCTTGAGATCTTGGGTGAATGAAATGTTGGATGATGATTTTGTGAGGGAGCAGAACATTTTTAATCCAATTTACGTTCAACAATTAAAGAATATGATTTTCAATTCAAGTAATTATGACCAAAACCAAGTTTGGAGTATTTTAGTATTGCAACATTGGTGGAAAAAATATAATCCATAG
- the cas6 gene encoding CRISPR-associated endoribonuclease Cas6, with protein sequence MLRIVCADNELFESSNFTFSGLKGQTKVGREGLHYFSKKATIVLTSPSKTFIDRVVQGLFQESHILLGNLMLQADSVEIEDAPTFKESMKYLCISPIVPFHQIEGLNNKMFVNPMSDDFSDMLYDSTMFRMEKSGKYTTEQISSFFRFQVIPDEQYLARINRMDKKFARIYSVIKGGEIFEARGYTLPFEVLAAPEVQEFIYNNGFGELTTHGFGMLDIPNFNPGKQPYIFDEETQQP encoded by the coding sequence ATGCTTAGAATAGTATGTGCTGACAATGAGTTATTTGAGTCCTCGAATTTCACTTTTTCTGGTCTTAAAGGTCAGACTAAAGTAGGTCGTGAAGGATTACATTATTTTTCAAAAAAAGCAACCATCGTTTTAACGAGTCCTAGTAAAACTTTCATAGATAGAGTAGTTCAAGGTCTTTTTCAAGAATCACATATTTTGTTAGGCAATTTAATGCTCCAAGCAGATTCTGTAGAAATTGAAGATGCCCCTACATTCAAAGAATCTATGAAGTATTTATGTATTTCACCCATTGTACCTTTTCACCAAATAGAAGGCTTGAACAATAAAATGTTCGTCAATCCAATGAGTGATGACTTCTCTGATATGCTTTACGATTCTACAATGTTTAGAATGGAAAAATCTGGAAAATATACTACAGAACAGATTTCTTCATTTTTCCGTTTTCAGGTAATTCCTGATGAACAGTATTTGGCTAGAATTAATCGTATGGACAAGAAGTTTGCCCGTATTTACTCTGTTATTAAAGGTGGTGAAATCTTTGAAGCAAGAGGCTACACACTTCCTTTTGAAGTATTAGCTGCTCCAGAAGTACAAGAGTTTATCTATAACAATGGTTTTGGAGAATTAACTACCCATGGTTTTGGTATGTTAGACATCCCTAACTTCAACCCAGGTAAACAACCATACATTTTTGACGAAGAAACACAACAACCCTAA
- a CDS encoding ATP-dependent Clp protease adaptor ClpS: MVKFATQSDTEVQELEEVETDSEFNRELVVFNDDVNTFDHVIDALIQICKHTTHQAEQCTWIIHYNGKCAVKNGTFDELAPMRRSMSDRGISAEIL, translated from the coding sequence ATGGTAAAATTTGCAACTCAAAGTGATACTGAAGTTCAAGAGTTAGAAGAGGTAGAAACTGACTCAGAATTTAACCGCGAACTTGTGGTCTTTAATGATGATGTGAATACTTTTGATCATGTTATTGATGCATTGATTCAAATTTGTAAACACACTACACACCAAGCAGAACAATGTACGTGGATTATTCACTATAATGGGAAATGTGCTGTTAAAAACGGTACTTTCGACGAACTTGCTCCTATGCGTAGATCTATGTCTGATCGTGGCATATCTGCCGAAATTCTTTAA
- a CDS encoding N-acetylmuramoyl-L-alanine amidase family protein, with translation MRPFINSYFILPFVIILTTITSFAQSEKYKEHSFKRKVVIVLDPGHGGEDVGKPKSRQSTHLKNEADLNLDIAFRLGGYLEERVKNVEVLYTRKTDRTVTLDERVDYANSVNADYFISIHCNSLHNKSYHGTQVHIQSKKFPTSYGLAKSFDYQFKRAGRTSRGIKDQNDRGHNLQVIQYTEMPGVLIECGFMSNPKEELFLNSGKGQTYIASALYRAIRDFENSPHKPAPDKRYPYYRVQIGTTTNKKEITYKKYKRLNMKIDPLKENGKYSLLVGREYEKRYTTKLLDEVKKKGFKDAYVRTFNAPTSKPQTKTTPPPKKVEVVEQATPVVVAASDSTTTILAKKTDSLRVVNDSLVFYRIQIMSSDRKLDLNKREFTQLEEAVYLFYDDDDTSKNPYKYQVLVGKYYVKSQAEKVKEKVRKKGFPDAFIVTVPESEARESLDQYIPKNN, from the coding sequence TTGAGACCGTTTATCAACTCATACTTTATATTACCATTTGTCATCATCCTGACAACAATCACTTCTTTTGCACAAAGTGAGAAATACAAAGAACATTCTTTTAAAAGAAAAGTAGTGATTGTACTTGACCCCGGACATGGTGGTGAGGATGTTGGAAAACCCAAAAGCCGTCAGAGTACACACCTAAAGAACGAAGCTGACCTAAACTTAGATATCGCATTCCGACTTGGAGGATATTTAGAAGAAAGGGTCAAAAATGTTGAAGTCCTATACACTAGAAAAACGGACCGCACAGTAACTTTAGATGAAAGAGTTGACTATGCAAATAGTGTTAATGCAGATTACTTTATCAGTATCCATTGTAACTCACTCCACAATAAAAGCTATCATGGTACTCAAGTACATATCCAAAGCAAGAAATTCCCTACCTCCTATGGATTAGCTAAATCATTTGATTATCAATTTAAAAGAGCAGGTAGAACGAGTAGAGGTATAAAAGATCAAAACGATAGAGGCCATAATTTGCAGGTTATTCAGTACACTGAAATGCCTGGCGTCTTAATCGAATGTGGTTTTATGAGCAACCCTAAGGAAGAATTATTCCTTAACTCTGGAAAAGGACAAACATACATTGCATCAGCTTTATATAGAGCAATTAGAGACTTTGAAAACTCACCACACAAACCAGCTCCAGATAAGAGATATCCTTATTACAGAGTTCAAATAGGAACTACAACGAATAAAAAAGAGATTACCTATAAAAAGTATAAACGTCTAAATATGAAAATTGACCCATTAAAAGAAAATGGGAAATATAGTTTATTGGTAGGTAGAGAATATGAAAAAAGGTATACAACCAAACTACTTGATGAAGTAAAAAAGAAAGGTTTTAAAGATGCTTATGTGAGAACATTTAATGCTCCAACTTCAAAACCACAGACCAAAACTACTCCTCCTCCCAAAAAAGTAGAAGTAGTTGAGCAAGCTACCCCAGTTGTTGTTGCTGCCAGCGACTCTACAACAACTATACTGGCAAAAAAAACAGATTCATTGAGAGTAGTCAACGACTCGTTGGTATTTTATAGAATTCAGATTATGTCTTCCGATAGAAAATTGGACCTTAACAAAAGGGAATTCACTCAATTAGAAGAAGCAGTCTATCTATTCTATGATGACGACGACACTTCTAAAAATCCATATAAATATCAAGTTTTAGTGGGTAAGTATTATGTTAAGTCTCAGGCAGAAAAAGTAAAAGAGAAGGTAAGAAAAAAAGGATTCCCTGATGCCTTTATCGTTACTGTTCCAGAAAGTGAGGCAAGAGAATCCTTAGATCAATATATTCCGAAGAATAACTAA